A genomic stretch from Streptococcus oralis includes:
- the metF gene encoding methylenetetrahydrofolate reductase [NAD(P)H], with translation MSRQTPSLSFEVFPPNPAVGNDKIISALQDMRELTPHFISVTASNNKFNIKETTVRLADFIQNDLAIPTIAHLPAIYLTKEKVAETIADLDKVGVQKILTLRGDIIPDVEPQKDFRYATDLIEFIKEQAPHFDIVGACYPEGHPDSPNQILDIQNLKKKVDAGCSSLVTQLFFDNERFYDFQDKCTLAGIDVPIHAGIMPILNRNQALRLLKTCENIHLPRKFKAILDKYEHDPESLRAAGLAYAVDQIVDLVTQDVAGVHLYTMNNAETAKYIHQATHALFNHQSLG, from the coding sequence ATGTCACGCCAAACGCCGTCACTTTCATTTGAAGTGTTTCCTCCAAACCCAGCAGTGGGTAATGATAAAATTATTTCAGCCTTGCAGGATATGCGGGAGCTGACACCGCACTTTATTAGTGTGACTGCCAGCAATAATAAATTTAATATCAAGGAAACGACGGTTCGATTGGCTGACTTTATCCAGAATGACTTGGCGATTCCAACTATTGCCCACTTGCCAGCTATCTATCTAACCAAGGAAAAGGTTGCTGAAACCATTGCAGACTTGGACAAGGTAGGTGTACAGAAAATCTTGACCTTGCGTGGGGATATTATCCCTGATGTGGAGCCACAAAAGGATTTCCGCTACGCAACGGATTTGATCGAGTTCATCAAAGAACAAGCCCCTCACTTTGATATTGTTGGTGCTTGCTACCCAGAGGGGCATCCTGACTCGCCAAACCAGATATTGGATATTCAAAATCTAAAGAAAAAAGTGGATGCAGGTTGCTCAAGTCTCGTAACTCAACTTTTCTTTGATAATGAGCGTTTCTATGATTTCCAAGATAAGTGTACCTTGGCAGGGATTGATGTTCCCATTCATGCGGGAATCATGCCTATTCTTAACCGTAACCAAGCGCTTCGTCTCTTGAAGACTTGTGAGAATATCCACCTTCCACGTAAATTTAAGGCCATCTTAGACAAGTATGAGCATGACCCTGAGTCGCTCAGAGCAGCAGGACTTGCCTATGCAGTGGATCAAATCGTGGACTTGGTAACCCAGGATGTTGCAGGTGTGCATCTCTACACCATGAACAATGCAGAAACAGCTAAATACATCCACCAAGCAACCCATGCCTTGTTTAATCATCAGTCTTTAGGATAA
- the pnp gene encoding polyribonucleotide nucleotidyltransferase has product MTKQVFQTTFAGRELIVETGQVAKQANGSVVVRYGESTVLTAAVMSKKMATGDFFPLQVNYEEKMYAAGKFPGGFMKREGRPSTDATLTARLIDRPIRPMFAEGFRNEVQVINTVLSYDENASAPMAAMFGSSLALSISDIPFDGPIAGVQVGYVDGQIIINPTQEQAERSLLELTVAGTKHAINMVESGAKELSEEIMLEALLKGHEAVKELIAFQEEIVAAVGKEKAEVELLHVDVDLQAEIIAAYNSDLQKAVQVEEKLAREAATQAVKDQVTAVYEEKYADHEEFDRIMRDVAEILEQMEHAEVRRLITEDKVRPDGRKVDEIRPLDAVVDFLPRVHGSGLFTRGQTQALSVLTLAPMGETQIIDGLDPEYKKRFMHHYNFPQYSVGETGRYGAPGRREIGHGALGERALAQVLPSLEEFPYAIRLVAEVLESNGSSSQASICAGTLALMAGGVPIKAPVAGIAMGLISDGNNYTVLTDIQGLEDHFGDMDFKVAGTREGITALQMDIKIQGITAEILTEALAQAKKARFEILDVIEATIPEVRPELAPTAPKIDTIKIDVDKIKIVIGKGGETIDKIIAETGVKIDIDEEGNVSIYSSDQDAINRTKEIIAGLVREAKVDEVYHAKVVRIEKFGAFVNLFDKTDALVHISEMAWTRTNRVEDLVAIGDEVDVKVIKIDEKGRIDASMKALLPRPPKPEHDEKGEKSERPHRPRHHKDHKPKKEVTETPKDSE; this is encoded by the coding sequence ATGACAAAACAAGTATTTCAAACGACTTTTGCAGGTCGTGAGTTAATTGTAGAGACTGGTCAGGTTGCTAAGCAAGCAAATGGCTCTGTTGTCGTGCGTTACGGTGAGTCAACTGTCTTGACTGCGGCCGTTATGTCTAAGAAAATGGCAACTGGGGATTTCTTCCCACTTCAAGTTAACTACGAAGAAAAAATGTATGCGGCTGGGAAGTTTCCTGGTGGCTTTATGAAACGTGAAGGACGTCCTTCTACTGATGCGACCTTGACAGCGCGTTTGATCGACCGTCCAATCCGTCCGATGTTTGCGGAAGGTTTCCGTAACGAAGTGCAAGTCATCAACACAGTTCTTTCTTATGATGAAAATGCATCTGCACCAATGGCAGCCATGTTTGGTTCATCATTGGCCTTGTCTATTTCAGATATTCCATTTGACGGACCAATCGCTGGGGTACAAGTGGGTTATGTCGACGGCCAAATCATCATCAACCCTACTCAAGAACAGGCAGAGCGTTCGCTTCTTGAATTGACAGTAGCTGGTACCAAGCACGCCATCAACATGGTTGAGTCTGGTGCCAAAGAATTGTCAGAAGAAATCATGTTGGAAGCCCTTCTCAAAGGGCACGAAGCAGTCAAAGAATTGATTGCCTTCCAAGAAGAAATCGTTGCTGCGGTTGGTAAGGAAAAAGCAGAAGTGGAATTGCTTCATGTAGATGTTGACTTGCAAGCTGAAATCATCGCAGCCTATAACAGTGACCTTCAAAAAGCGGTTCAAGTAGAAGAAAAATTGGCTCGTGAAGCTGCTACTCAAGCAGTCAAAGACCAAGTGACTGCTGTGTATGAAGAAAAATATGCAGACCACGAAGAATTTGACCGTATCATGCGTGATGTGGCTGAAATTTTGGAACAAATGGAACACGCTGAAGTGCGCCGTTTGATTACAGAAGACAAGGTGCGTCCTGACGGTCGTAAGGTCGATGAAATCCGTCCTTTGGATGCGGTTGTTGACTTTCTTCCTCGTGTGCACGGTTCAGGTCTCTTTACTCGTGGGCAAACTCAAGCCCTTTCAGTCTTGACCTTGGCTCCGATGGGAGAAACTCAAATCATCGATGGTTTGGATCCAGAGTACAAGAAACGCTTTATGCATCACTATAACTTCCCGCAATACTCAGTAGGGGAAACAGGTCGTTACGGTGCGCCTGGTCGTCGTGAAATTGGTCATGGGGCTCTTGGAGAACGTGCTCTTGCTCAAGTCTTGCCAAGCTTGGAAGAATTCCCATACGCTATCCGTCTGGTAGCAGAAGTCTTGGAATCAAATGGTTCTTCTTCTCAAGCTTCTATCTGTGCGGGAACTCTTGCCCTTATGGCTGGTGGTGTGCCAATCAAGGCGCCAGTAGCTGGTATTGCCATGGGTCTCATCTCTGATGGAAATAACTACACTGTATTGACAGATATCCAAGGTTTGGAAGACCACTTTGGAGACATGGACTTTAAGGTGGCAGGTACTCGTGAGGGGATTACAGCCCTTCAAATGGATATCAAGATCCAAGGAATTACTGCAGAAATCTTGACTGAAGCCCTTGCTCAAGCCAAGAAAGCTCGTTTTGAAATCCTTGATGTGATTGAAGCAACCATTCCAGAAGTTCGTCCAGAATTGGCTCCAACTGCACCGAAAATTGACACCATCAAGATTGATGTGGACAAGATCAAGATTGTCATCGGTAAGGGTGGAGAAACCATTGATAAGATTATCGCTGAAACAGGCGTTAAGATTGATATCGACGAAGAAGGAAATGTATCTATCTACTCTAGCGACCAAGATGCCATTAACCGTACCAAAGAAATCATCGCTGGCTTGGTTCGTGAAGCGAAAGTGGATGAAGTTTACCATGCTAAGGTTGTTCGTATCGAGAAATTTGGTGCCTTTGTCAACCTCTTTGATAAGACAGATGCACTTGTTCACATCTCAGAAATGGCTTGGACTCGTACCAACCGTGTCGAGGACTTGGTAGCTATCGGTGATGAAGTCGATGTTAAGGTTATCAAGATTGATGAAAAAGGCCGTATCGATGCCTCTATGAAAGCCCTTCTTCCTCGTCCGCCAAAACCTGAGCATGATGAAAAGGGCGAAAAGTCTGAGAGACCTCACCGTCCACGTCATCACAAGGACCACAAACCTAAGAAAGAAGTTACAGAAACACCAAAAGATTCAGAATAA
- the cysE gene encoding serine O-acetyltransferase, with protein sequence MGWWRETIDIVKENDPAARNSLEVLLTYPGVKALAAHRLSHFLWKHGFKLLARMHSQFWRFWTQIEIHPGAQIDSGVFIDHGSGLVIGETAIVEKGVLLYHGVTLGGTGKDVGKRHPTVRKGALISAHAQVIGPVEIGENAKVGAAAVVVADVPSDVTVVGIPAKIVRVHGQKDEPIIHEVEEKREYYLDKLEHAREASHHSSEL encoded by the coding sequence ATGGGATGGTGGCGCGAAACCATTGATATTGTAAAAGAAAATGATCCAGCGGCACGCAACAGTTTGGAGGTTCTACTGACCTATCCAGGTGTCAAGGCCTTAGCTGCCCACCGTCTCTCGCATTTTCTCTGGAAGCACGGCTTCAAACTCCTGGCTCGGATGCACAGTCAGTTTTGGCGTTTTTGGACCCAAATCGAGATTCATCCGGGTGCCCAGATTGACTCAGGTGTTTTTATCGACCACGGTTCAGGATTGGTAATTGGAGAGACAGCGATTGTTGAAAAAGGCGTTCTTCTCTATCACGGAGTGACTCTTGGTGGAACAGGGAAGGATGTTGGCAAACGCCATCCGACTGTACGTAAAGGAGCTCTCATATCGGCCCATGCCCAAGTTATCGGGCCGGTAGAAATCGGTGAAAATGCCAAAGTCGGTGCAGCAGCAGTTGTCGTGGCAGACGTACCTAGTGATGTGACGGTTGTCGGTATTCCGGCTAAGATCGTCCGAGTTCATGGACAGAAGGATGAGCCTATCATTCACGAGGTAGAAGAGAAGCGGGAATATTATCTAGACAAGCTAGAGCATGCCCGCGAAGCCAGCCACCATTCGTCGGAGCTCTAA
- a CDS encoding nucleoside phosphorylase, with translation MLLEEFEDVAGVVEPTDRQIMDKGEVCETIILSFNGEILKRLIESEKVYQGGYLKNLNGQFPWYVYNYDGNQVAVMTALIGAPSVIGQLEELAARGFKNFIILGSCGVLDRSIEADKIILPAAALRDEGTSYHYAPPGDEVAYDESLLVKLEAIFDKYDIEHIRTKSWTTDAFYRETPDKVKRRLAAGAKVVDMEASAIMAWSKFRKSKVYHFFYTADYVDHHNRTWDARHEERTADAMTFFTIALTIAKELER, from the coding sequence ATGTTATTAGAGGAATTCGAAGATGTAGCTGGGGTTGTTGAGCCAACAGATAGGCAGATTATGGACAAGGGTGAGGTTTGTGAAACTATCATCCTGTCCTTTAATGGCGAAATTCTGAAACGTTTGATTGAGTCAGAAAAAGTCTATCAAGGAGGCTATTTAAAAAATCTTAACGGTCAATTCCCTTGGTATGTATATAATTATGATGGAAATCAAGTTGCGGTCATGACGGCGCTTATTGGAGCTCCATCAGTGATTGGCCAACTGGAGGAGTTGGCGGCCAGAGGCTTCAAGAATTTCATCATTCTAGGTTCTTGTGGCGTTTTGGATCGCTCAATTGAGGCGGACAAGATTATCCTGCCGGCTGCTGCTTTGCGAGATGAAGGCACTAGCTACCACTATGCCCCACCGGGTGATGAAGTCGCTTATGACGAGTCTCTATTAGTTAAGCTTGAAGCTATCTTTGACAAGTACGATATTGAGCATATCCGCACCAAGTCTTGGACGACTGATGCCTTTTATCGAGAAACGCCTGATAAGGTCAAGCGTCGCTTGGCTGCTGGAGCCAAAGTGGTGGACATGGAAGCTTCAGCTATCATGGCTTGGAGTAAATTTCGCAAGAGTAAAGTCTATCACTTCTTCTACACAGCTGACTATGTGGATCATCATAACCGAACCTGGGATGCCCGCCATGAAGAGCGGACAGCTGATGCCATGACTTTTTTCACTATCGCTTTGACAATAGCAAAGGAACTAGAAAGGTAA
- a CDS encoding dihydrofolate reductase family protein — MAVYFYGCITMDGYLADSQHRIDWLHQLGSVEDTGYDDFYRQMDITIMGKRTFEEIQDLQDVESFYQATENYVFTHDRHLPVSNYQPVAGDVVDFVHQIDKGKNVFVIGGNSLVGPLLDADLFDHLIIQIAPLILGKGVPLFTQEEGQRFYQLDSLRQFGPFAELVFSRKSQK, encoded by the coding sequence ATGGCAGTATATTTTTACGGCTGTATCACCATGGATGGCTACTTGGCAGACAGCCAGCACAGGATAGACTGGCTGCATCAGCTTGGTTCTGTAGAGGATACAGGCTATGATGACTTTTACAGGCAAATGGATATCACCATCATGGGCAAGCGGACCTTTGAGGAAATCCAAGATTTGCAAGATGTAGAAAGTTTTTATCAAGCTACGGAAAACTATGTCTTTACGCATGATAGGCACCTCCCTGTCAGCAATTACCAGCCAGTAGCTGGGGATGTGGTGGACTTTGTTCACCAGATTGACAAAGGCAAAAATGTCTTTGTGATTGGTGGTAATTCCTTGGTAGGACCGCTCTTGGATGCGGATCTTTTCGACCACCTCATTATTCAGATAGCGCCCCTTATCCTAGGAAAGGGGGTTCCCCTCTTTACCCAAGAGGAAGGGCAGCGCTTTTACCAACTGGATAGCCTCAGACAATTTGGCCCTTTTGCAGAGCTGGTTTTCAGCCGAAAAAGTCAGAAATAG
- the cysS gene encoding cysteine--tRNA ligase, translating to MIKIYDTMTRSLREFVPIEEDKVRMYVCGPTVYNYIHVGNARSTVAFDTVRRYFEYRGFEVNYISNFTDVDDKIINRAKEEGITPQEVADKYIAAFREDVTALGVKPATHHPRVVEFMADIIRFVADLIEKGYAYESQGDVYFRVEKSHNYAKLANKTLEDLELGASGRTDEETARKENPVDFALWKAAKPSEISWDSPWGTGRPGWHIECSVMSTEILGDTIDIHGGGADLEFPHHTNEIAQSEAKTGKTFANYWMHNGFVNIDNVKMSKSLGNFITVHDALKTLDGQVLRFFFATQHYRKPINFTEKAVRDAETNLKYLKNTYEQPFSGTVDAQELQDFKDKFVAAMDEDFNSANGITVVFEMAKWINSGNYDASVKEALADMLEVFGIVFLEEVLDADIEALIQKRQEARANRDFATADQIRDQLAAQGIKLLDTKDGVRWTRD from the coding sequence ATGATTAAAATTTACGACACCATGACCCGCAGCCTACGTGAATTTGTGCCCATTGAAGAGGACAAGGTTCGCATGTATGTCTGCGGTCCGACGGTTTATAACTATATCCATGTCGGCAATGCCCGCTCAACAGTAGCTTTTGACACAGTTCGTCGCTATTTTGAGTATCGGGGATTTGAGGTCAATTATATTTCCAATTTTACAGATGTAGATGATAAGATTATTAACCGTGCCAAGGAAGAAGGCATCACGCCTCAGGAGGTTGCGGACAAGTACATCGCTGCCTTTCGTGAGGATGTGACGGCCTTGGGCGTGAAACCTGCGACTCACCATCCGCGTGTAGTGGAGTTTATGGCTGATATCATTCGTTTTGTCGCTGACTTGATTGAAAAAGGTTATGCTTACGAGAGTCAAGGGGATGTTTACTTCCGTGTGGAAAAATCCCACAACTATGCTAAATTGGCCAATAAAACCTTGGAAGATTTGGAACTAGGTGCATCAGGTCGTACAGATGAAGAAACGGCTCGTAAGGAAAATCCTGTAGACTTTGCTTTATGGAAAGCAGCCAAGCCAAGCGAGATTTCTTGGGATAGTCCTTGGGGAACTGGTCGTCCGGGTTGGCATATCGAGTGTTCGGTCATGTCAACAGAGATTTTGGGAGATACCATTGACATTCACGGTGGTGGAGCTGATCTGGAGTTTCCTCATCACACCAACGAAATTGCCCAGTCAGAAGCCAAAACAGGCAAGACCTTTGCCAACTACTGGATGCACAATGGCTTTGTCAATATCGACAATGTCAAGATGTCCAAGTCTTTGGGGAATTTTATCACCGTACATGATGCCCTTAAAACTCTTGATGGGCAAGTACTTCGTTTCTTCTTTGCGACACAACATTATCGTAAGCCTATCAACTTTACGGAAAAAGCAGTGCGTGATGCAGAGACAAATCTCAAGTATCTAAAGAACACCTACGAGCAACCATTTTCTGGGACTGTAGATGCTCAAGAGTTACAGGACTTTAAAGATAAGTTTGTAGCCGCTATGGATGAGGATTTCAACTCTGCCAATGGTATCACAGTAGTTTTTGAAATGGCCAAATGGATCAACTCAGGCAACTATGATGCAAGTGTTAAGGAAGCTCTTGCGGATATGTTGGAGGTCTTTGGGATTGTTTTTCTTGAGGAAGTTTTGGATGCAGACATTGAAGCCTTAATCCAAAAACGCCAAGAAGCGCGTGCCAATCGTGACTTTGCGACAGCAGACCAAATCCGTGACCAATTGGCTGCTCAAGGAATTAAGCTACTTGACACCAAGGATGGAGTGAGGTGGACACGTGATTGA
- a CDS encoding Mini-ribonuclease 3 produces MIDVNLINGIALAFEGDAVYSMYIRRHLILKGITKPNKLHQEATKYVSAKAQARLIALMLEEQVLTEKEEEIYKRGRNTNSHTKAKNADVVTYRMSTGFEAVMGYLHLTENVERLETLISWCIQKVEE; encoded by the coding sequence GTGATTGATGTCAATCTCATTAACGGGATTGCGTTGGCTTTTGAGGGAGATGCAGTTTACTCCATGTATATTCGTCGCCATCTCATCCTTAAAGGCATAACCAAACCCAATAAACTCCACCAAGAGGCGACCAAGTATGTGTCAGCCAAGGCTCAGGCTCGCTTGATTGCCCTTATGTTAGAAGAGCAAGTCCTTACGGAAAAAGAAGAAGAAATCTATAAACGTGGCCGCAATACCAATAGTCACACAAAGGCTAAAAATGCTGATGTGGTGACTTACCGTATGTCCACAGGTTTTGAAGCAGTCATGGGCTATCTCCATTTGACAGAAAATGTGGAGCGCTTAGAAACCTTAATCTCTTGGTGCATCCAAAAAGTGGAGGAGTAG
- a CDS encoding helix-turn-helix domain-containing protein — protein MLAKELLDWFPEAQISDQPIEKPGYLTLPLSSQQWILLEETNLTEREKQLISLLTQQEQARSLNPWYSYLIEGKGQAPQTFKKIQLVYCHLSYSQQENLASWLDMMQTLFPNCQTVLQVGVQDYVFVLQQDKYSPVRSILSDTIEAVEYDFGLRLSIMLGQVWSQTGYQALSDLIQAERDLFKTWWRQGHQGVHTFSQLYLWSLGEGLVDHRIIKEYLRQLILDQDQIQEIILSLWENSAVLTKTAQQLYLHRNSLQYKIDKWEELTGLQLKELTDLTLCYQLILPDIL, from the coding sequence ATGCTTGCAAAAGAATTACTAGACTGGTTTCCTGAGGCTCAGATTTCAGATCAGCCGATAGAGAAGCCAGGATATCTTACTCTTCCTCTGTCTTCGCAGCAGTGGATTTTACTGGAAGAGACCAATCTCACTGAGCGTGAAAAGCAGTTAATTTCCCTTTTGACCCAGCAGGAGCAGGCTCGTTCGCTCAATCCTTGGTATTCCTATCTGATTGAGGGGAAAGGGCAGGCACCTCAAACTTTTAAAAAGATTCAGCTGGTTTATTGTCATCTATCCTATTCTCAACAGGAGAATCTAGCTTCTTGGCTGGATATGATGCAGACCCTCTTTCCTAACTGCCAGACAGTGTTGCAGGTCGGAGTTCAGGACTATGTTTTTGTTCTCCAGCAAGATAAATACAGCCCAGTTCGCTCAATCTTATCCGATACGATTGAAGCGGTTGAGTATGACTTTGGACTTCGTCTCTCTATCATGTTAGGCCAGGTTTGGTCTCAGACTGGGTATCAGGCCCTGTCAGATTTGATCCAAGCAGAGCGGGACTTGTTTAAGACTTGGTGGCGTCAAGGTCATCAAGGTGTTCATACTTTTTCACAACTCTATCTCTGGAGTCTTGGGGAAGGGCTGGTTGACCATAGAATTATCAAAGAATACCTTCGTCAGTTGATTCTGGACCAAGATCAGATTCAGGAAATTATTCTTTCTCTCTGGGAAAACAGTGCTGTCTTAACGAAAACAGCCCAACAACTCTACCTGCACCGTAATTCTCTCCAATACAAGATTGACAAATGGGAAGAATTGACAGGACTGCAGTTAAAAGAATTGACAGATTTGACCTTATGTTATCAGTTGATTTTACCAGATATTCTCTAA
- a CDS encoding ABC transporter ATP-binding protein, translating to MVELNLKNIYKKYPNSEHYSVEDFNLDIKDKEFIVFVGPSGCGKSTTLRMIAGLEDITEGTASIDGVVVNDVAPKDRDIAMVFQNYALYPHMTVYDNMAFGLKLRKYSKEDIDKRVQEAAAILGLKEFLDRKPADLSGGQRQRVAMGRAIVRDAKVFLMDEPLSNLDAKLRVSMRAEIAKIHRRIGATTIYVTHDQTEAMTLADRIVIMSATKNPAGTGTIGRVEQIGTPQEVYKNPVNKFVAGFIGSPAMNFINVKLVGSEIVSDGFRLKVPEGALKVLRDKGYEGKELIFGIRPEDVNAEPAFLETFPESVVKATISVSELLGSESHLYCQVGKDEFVAKVDARDYLQTGATVELGFDLNKAHFFDVETEKTVY from the coding sequence ATGGTAGAATTAAATCTTAAAAATATTTACAAAAAATATCCAAACAGCGAACACTACTCAGTTGAAGACTTCAACTTGGACATCAAAGACAAGGAATTTATCGTTTTCGTAGGTCCTTCAGGATGTGGTAAATCAACAACTCTTCGTATGATTGCTGGTCTTGAAGATATCACAGAAGGTACTGCATCTATTGATGGCGTGGTTGTCAACGACGTGGCTCCAAAAGACCGTGACATCGCCATGGTATTCCAAAACTACGCTCTTTACCCACACATGACTGTATATGACAACATGGCTTTCGGTTTGAAATTGCGTAAATACAGCAAAGAAGACATCGACAAACGTGTACAAGAAGCGGCAGCAATTCTTGGTTTGAAGGAATTCTTGGATCGTAAACCTGCTGACCTCTCAGGTGGTCAACGTCAACGTGTTGCCATGGGTCGTGCCATCGTCCGTGATGCAAAAGTGTTCTTGATGGACGAACCTTTGTCAAACTTGGATGCCAAACTTCGTGTATCTATGCGTGCTGAAATTGCTAAGATTCACCGTCGTATCGGAGCTACAACTATCTACGTAACCCACGACCAAACAGAAGCGATGACACTTGCAGACCGTATCGTTATCATGTCAGCAACTAAAAACCCAGCTGGTACAGGTACTATCGGACGTGTAGAACAAATCGGTACTCCTCAAGAAGTTTACAAAAACCCAGTTAACAAATTTGTAGCAGGATTCATCGGAAGCCCAGCTATGAACTTCATCAATGTGAAATTGGTTGGTAGCGAAATTGTTTCTGACGGTTTCCGCTTGAAAGTTCCAGAAGGTGCTTTGAAAGTTCTTCGTGACAAAGGCTACGAAGGGAAAGAATTGATCTTCGGTATCCGTCCAGAAGATGTGAATGCAGAACCTGCTTTCCTTGAAACATTCCCAGAATCAGTGGTTAAAGCAACTATCTCAGTATCAGAATTGCTTGGTTCAGAATCTCACCTTTACTGCCAAGTTGGTAAAGATGAATTTGTTGCCAAAGTGGATGCTCGTGACTACTTGCAAACAGGTGCGACAGTTGAACTCGGATTTGACTTGAACAAAGCACACTTCTTCGACGTAGAAACTGAAAAAACAGTTTACTAA